One window from the genome of Engraulis encrasicolus isolate BLACKSEA-1 chromosome 16, IST_EnEncr_1.0, whole genome shotgun sequence encodes:
- the LOC134465927 gene encoding integrin beta-1-like isoform X1, with product MDSRLLVLTLLGLCVLQTHAQIEENECVKANAKSCGECIQVGEKCGWCTDPDFLQVGESTSSRCDEVASLLKRNCDKMSIENPRGSQKVVEDKGVTDRSKMDPMKKLDPSEITQIQPQKLDLTLRSGEPQKFTLKFKRAEDYPIDLYYLMDLSWSMKDDLENVKNLGTDLRREMQSITSDFRIGFGSFVEKTVMPYISTTPAKLLNPCSTDQNCTRPFSYKNVLKLTSDGSQFNTLVSQQQISGNLDSPEGGFDAIMQVAVCGDQIGWRNNTRLLVFSTDAGFHFAGDGKLGGIVLPNDGKCHMENNMYTMSHYYDYPSIAHLVQKLSENNIQTIFAVTNEFQPVYKELQNLIPKSAVGTLSSNSSNVIKLIIDAYNALSSEVVLENSKLPEGVSISYVSHCKNGVSKTGDDGRKCFNISIGDEVTFDVAITAKGCPSNKRETIKIKIQGFTEEVEVNLAFHCECECHGEGIPNSPQCSEGNGTFECGACRCNDGRIGQMCECSTDEVRTEDLDANCRADNTTADICSNNGDCVCGTCECKKRENPEERYSGTYCECDNFNCDRSNNKLCGGHGRCECRVCICDANYTGSACDCSMDTSTCMARNKQICNGRGTCECGVCKCTDPKFQGATCEVCPTCPGVCPEHKDCVQCRAFGTGDKKETCQQECMYFHLEMVKSRDELPQPGAEPFISHCKERDANDCWFYYTYAVKNDTTKVVHVVEVTECPDGPDITPIVAGVVAGIVLIGLALLLIWKLLTIIHDRREFAKFEKEKMNAKWDTGENPIYKSAVTTVVNPKYEGK from the exons aggAGAACGAGTGCGTCAAGGCCAATGCCAAGTCGTGTGGCGAGTGTATCCAGGTTGGGGAGAAGTGTGGATGGTGCACGGaccct gatTTCCTACAAGTCGGCGAATCTACGTCATCCCGCTGTGACGAAGTCGCCTCCCTGCTGAAGAGGAATTGTGACAAG ATGAGCATTGAGAACCCGCGGGGCTCCCAGAAGGTGGTGGAGGATAAGGGCGTGACGGACCGCAGCAAGATGGACCCCATGAAGAAGCTGGACCCCAGCGAGATCACCCAGATACAGCCTCAGAAACTCGACCTGACCCTGCGCTCCG gAGAACCCCAGAAGTTCACCCTGAAGTTCAAGCGTGCTGAGGACTACCCCATTGACCTCTACTATTTGATGGACCTCAGTTGGTCCATGAAG GACGATCTGGAGAACGTGAAGAACTTGGGGACGGATCTGCGGCGCGAGATGCAGTCCATCACCTCCGACTTCAGAATCG GTTTCGGCTCCTTCGTGGAGAAGACCGTCATGCCTTACATCTCCACCACGCCCGCCAAGCTGCTCAACCCCTGCAG CACGGACCAGAACTGCACCCGGCCCTTCAGCTACAAGAACGTGCTGAAACTGACGTCGGACGGCTCGCAGTTCAACACGCTAGTCAGTCAGCAGCAGATATCTGGCAACCTGGACTCGCCCGAGGGAGGATTCGACGCCATCATGCAGGTCGCCGTGTGTGGG gACCAGATCGGTTGGCGTAACAACACCCGTCTGCTTGTCTTCTCTACTGACGCCGGATTCCACTTCGCCGGCGACGGTAAACTGGGCGGCATCGTCCTCCCCAACGACGGCAAATGCCACATGGAGAACAACATGTACACCATGAGCCACTACTAC GACTACCCATCCATTGCCCACCTGGTGCAGAAGCTGAGTGAGAACAACATTCAGACCATTTTCGCCGTCACCAACGAGTTCCAGCCCGTCTACAAG GAGCTGCAGAACCTGATTCCCAAGTCGGCCGTGGGAAccctctcctccaactcctccaacGTCATCAAGCTCATTATCGACGCCTACAAC GCCCTGTCTTCCGAGGTGGTCCTGGAGAACAGTAAGCTTCCTGAAGGAGTCTCCATCTCCTACGTCTCCCACTGCAAGAACGGCGTGAGCAAGACCGGCGACGACGGACGCAAGTGCTTCAACATCTCCATCGGCGACGAG GTGACATTCGACGTGGCCATCACGGCAAAGGGCTGCCCCTCCAACAAGCGGGAGACCATCAAGATCAAGATCCAGGGCTtcacggaggaggtggaggtcaACCTGGCCTTCCACTGCGAGTGCGAGTGCCACGGGGAGGGCATCCCCAACTCCCCGCAGTGCTCCGAGGGCAACGGCACCTTCGAATGCGGTGCCTGTCG TTGTAACGACGGCCGCATCGGGCAGATGTGCGAGTGTTCCACTGACGAGGTGCGCACCGAGGATCTGGATGCCAACTGCAGAGCGGACAACACCACCGCCGACATCTGCTCCAACAACGGAGACTGTGTCTGTGGCACCTGCGAATGCAAGAAGAGGGAGAACCCGGAGGAGAG GTACAGCGGCACATACTGCGAGTGTGACAACTTCAACTGCGACCGGTCCAACAATAAGCTCTGTGGAG gacacGGTCGTTGCGAGTGCCGCGTCTGCATCTGCGACGCCAACTACACGGGCTCTGCGTGCGACTGCTCCATGGACACCTCCACCTGCATGGCCAGGAACAAGCAGATCTGCAACGGGCGCGGCACCTGCGAGTGCGGCGTCTGCAAGTGCACGGACCCCAAGTTCCAGGGCGCCACCTGCGAGGTGTGCCCCACCTGCCCTGGCGTGTGTCCCGAGCACAA gGACTGTGTCCAGTGTCGTGCGTTTGGCACGGGCGATAAGAAGGAGACGTGTCAGCAGGAGTGCATGTACTTCCACCTGGAGATGGTGAAGAGTCGCGACGAGCTGCCGCAGCCGGGCGCCGAGCCCTTCATCTCCCACTGCAAGGAGCGCGACGCCAACGACTGCTGGTTCTACTACACCTACGCCGTCAAGAACGACACCACCAAGGTCGTGCACGTGGTGGAGGTCACCG AGTGTCCTGATGGTCCTGACATCACCCCCATCGTGGCGGGCGTGGTGGCCGGCATCGTCCTGATTGGCTTAGCCCTCCTGCTCATCTGGAAGCTGCTCACCATCATCCACGACCGCCGCGAGTTCGCCAAGTTCGAGAAGGAGAAGATGAACGCCAAGTGGGACACG ggTGAGAACCCCATCTACAAGAGTGCTGTCACCACTGTCGTCAACCCCAAATACGAGGGCAAATGA
- the LOC134465927 gene encoding integrin beta-1-like isoform X2, translating to MDSRLLVLTLLGLCVLQTHAQIEENECVKANAKSCGECIQVGEKCGWCTDPDFLQVGESTSSRCDEVASLLKRNCDKMSIENPRGSQKVVEDKGVTDRSKMDPMKKLDPSEITQIQPQKLDLTLRSGEPQKFTLKFKRAEDYPIDLYYLMDLSWSMKDDLENVKNLGTDLRREMQSITSDFRIGFGSFVEKTVMPYISTTPAKLLNPCSTDQNCTRPFSYKNVLKLTSDGSQFNTLVSQQQISGNLDSPEGGFDAIMQVAVCGDQIGWRNNTRLLVFSTDAGFHFAGDGKLGGIVLPNDGKCHMENNMYTMSHYYDYPSIAHLVQKLSENNIQTIFAVTNEFQPVYKELQNLIPKSAVGTLSSNSSNVIKLIIDAYNALSSEVVLENSKLPEGVSISYVSHCKNGVSKTGDDGRKCFNISIGDEVTFDVAITAKGCPSNKRETIKIKIQGFTEEVEVNLAFHCECECHGEGIPNSPQCSEGNGTFECGACRCNDGRIGQMCECSTDEVRTEDLDANCRADNTTADICSNNGDCVCGTCECKKRENPEERYSGTYCECDNFNCDRSNNKLCGGHGRCECRVCICDANYTGSACDCSMDTSTCMARNKQICNGRGTCECGVCKCTDPKFQGATCEVCPTCPGVCPEHKDCVQCRAFGTGDKKETCQQECMYFHLEMVKSRDELPQPGAEPFISHCKERDANDCWFYYTYAVKNDTTKVVHVVEVTECPDGPDITPIVAGVVAGIVLIGLALLLIWKLLTIIHDRREFAKFEKEKMNAKWDTGENPIYKSAVTTVVNPKYEGK from the exons aggAGAACGAGTGCGTCAAGGCCAATGCCAAGTCGTGTGGCGAGTGTATCCAGGTTGGGGAGAAGTGTGGATGGTGCACGGaccct gatTTCCTACAAGTCGGCGAATCTACGTCATCCCGCTGTGACGAAGTCGCCTCCCTGCTGAAGAGGAATTGTGACAAG ATGAGCATTGAGAACCCGCGGGGCTCCCAGAAGGTGGTGGAGGATAAGGGCGTGACGGACCGCAGCAAGATGGACCCCATGAAGAAGCTGGACCCCAGCGAGATCACCCAGATACAGCCTCAGAAACTCGACCTGACCCTGCGCTCCG gAGAACCCCAGAAGTTCACCCTGAAGTTCAAGCGTGCTGAGGACTACCCCATTGACCTCTACTATTTGATGGACCTCAGTTGGTCCATGAAG GACGATCTGGAGAACGTGAAGAACTTGGGGACGGATCTGCGGCGCGAGATGCAGTCCATCACCTCCGACTTCAGAATCG GTTTCGGCTCCTTCGTGGAGAAGACCGTCATGCCTTACATCTCCACCACGCCCGCCAAGCTGCTCAACCCCTGCAG CACGGACCAGAACTGCACCCGGCCCTTCAGCTACAAGAACGTGCTGAAACTGACGTCGGACGGCTCGCAGTTCAACACGCTAGTCAGTCAGCAGCAGATATCTGGCAACCTGGACTCGCCCGAGGGAGGATTCGACGCCATCATGCAGGTCGCCGTGTGTGGG gACCAGATCGGTTGGCGTAACAACACCCGTCTGCTTGTCTTCTCTACTGACGCCGGATTCCACTTCGCCGGCGACGGTAAACTGGGCGGCATCGTCCTCCCCAACGACGGCAAATGCCACATGGAGAACAACATGTACACCATGAGCCACTACTAC GACTACCCATCCATTGCCCACCTGGTGCAGAAGCTGAGTGAGAACAACATTCAGACCATTTTCGCCGTCACCAACGAGTTCCAGCCCGTCTACAAG GAGCTGCAGAACCTGATTCCCAAGTCGGCCGTGGGAAccctctcctccaactcctccaacGTCATCAAGCTCATTATCGACGCCTACAAC GCCCTGTCTTCCGAGGTGGTCCTGGAGAACAGTAAGCTTCCTGAAGGAGTCTCCATCTCCTACGTCTCCCACTGCAAGAACGGCGTGAGCAAGACCGGCGACGACGGACGCAAGTGCTTCAACATCTCCATCGGCGACGAG GTGACATTCGACGTGGCCATCACGGCAAAGGGCTGCCCCTCCAACAAGCGGGAGACCATCAAGATCAAGATCCAGGGCTtcacggaggaggtggaggtcaACCTGGCCTTCCACTGCGAGTGCGAGTGCCACGGGGAGGGCATCCCCAACTCCCCGCAGTGCTCCGAGGGCAACGGCACCTTCGAATGCGGTGCCTGTCG TTGTAACGACGGCCGCATCGGGCAGATGTGCGAGTGTTCCACTGACGAGGTGCGCACCGAGGATCTGGATGCCAACTGCAGAGCGGACAACACCACCGCCGACATCTGCTCCAACAACGGAGACTGTGTCTGTGGCACCTGCGAATGCAAGAAGAGGGAGAACCCGGAGGAGAG GTACAGCGGCACATACTGCGAGTGTGACAACTTCAACTGCGACCGGTCCAACAATAAGCTCTGTGGAG gacacGGTCGTTGCGAGTGCCGCGTCTGCATCTGCGACGCCAACTACACGGGCTCTGCGTGCGACTGCTCCATGGACACCTCCACCTGCATGGCCAGGAACAAGCAGATCTGCAACGGGCGCGGCACCTGCGAGTGCGGCGTCTGCAAGTGCACGGACCCCAAGTTCCAGGGCGCCACCTGCGAGGTGTGCCCCACCTGCCCTGGCGTGTGTCCCGAGCACAA gGACTGTGTCCAGTGTCGTGCGTTTGGCACGGGCGATAAGAAGGAGACGTGTCAGCAGGAGTGCATGTACTTCCACCTGGAGATGGTGAAGAGTCGCGACGAGCTGCCGCAGCCGGGCGCCGAGCCCTTCATCTCCCACTGCAAGGAGCGCGACGCCAACGACTGCTGGTTCTACTACACCTACGCCGTCAAGAACGACACCACCAAG GTGGTGCACGTGGTCGAAGTCACCG AGTGTCCTGATGGTCCTGACATCACCCCCATCGTGGCGGGCGTGGTGGCCGGCATCGTCCTGATTGGCTTAGCCCTCCTGCTCATCTGGAAGCTGCTCACCATCATCCACGACCGCCGCGAGTTCGCCAAGTTCGAGAAGGAGAAGATGAACGCCAAGTGGGACACG ggTGAGAACCCCATCTACAAGAGTGCTGTCACCACTGTCGTCAACCCCAAATACGAGGGCAAATGA